The genomic region CGACGGCTGTTTCCTCATGAACGGACAGGAGCTGGCAACGGCGGCGCAGTATGGAGCCAATGCCATCTTCATCGTCGTGAACAACGGCATGTACGGCACGATCCGCATGCATCAGGAGCGCACTTATCCGGGCCGCGTTTCGGGCACCGGCCTTGCCAATCCCGACTTCGCGGCATTGGCCCGCGCCTATGGCCTGCATGGTGAAGTGGTGGAGAAGACGGCGGATTTCGCCCCCGCCTTCGAGGCTTGCGAAAAGTCCGGCAAACCCGGCCTCATCGAAATCCGCATCGATCCCGAAGCGCTTTCCCCGAAGATGAGCCTCAGCCAGATGCGCGAACAGGGTTTTGCGAAGCAGAAGTAAAAACAAGAGAGCCCCGGTTTTCCGGGGCTCTTTCATCTGCTTTATCTGGCTTTACTTTACAGGCGGCGCATACATCAGCCCGCCCTTGTTCCACAGTGCATTGAGGCCGCGGTCGATCTTGAGCAGGCTGCCCTTGCCGATGGTGCGTTCAAACATTTCACCATAATTGCCAATCGTGGAGACGACATTATAGGCCCATTTCGGCTCGAGGCCGAGCTGCTGGCCGCCGTCGCCTTCCGAACCGAGGAAACGGCGCACATCCGGCTTCTTTGAGTTGAGGTCCGCTTCAGCCGATGCCTGCGTGACGCCCAGTTCCTCTGCCTCAAGCAGCGCGAACAGGGTCCAGCGGACGACGTTGAACCATTTATCGTCGCCCTGTCGGACGGCAGGTCCAAGCGGCTCCTTGGAAATCACTTCCGGCAGAACGGTGAAGGCGTCCGGTTCGGCAAGCTTGAGACGCTGCGCGTAGAGCGCGGATGCGTCGGTCGTGTAGACATCGCAGCGGCCCGTTTCGAACGCCTTCAGAATACCGTCGGCGGAATCGATCACCACCGGCTCATACTTGATATTGTTGGCGCTGAAATAATCGGCGGCGTTCTGTTCGGTGGTGGTGCCCTGTTCGGTGCAAACCGACGCGCCGTCGAGCTTCAGCGCGCTGTCGACGCCAAGGTCCTTGCGGATCAGGAAGCCCTGCCCGTCATAATAGGCCGTGCCGACAAAAAGAATGCCCATGCCCGCATCGCGTGAGAGCGTCCACGTCGTCTGGCGTGAAAGCAGATCGACCGTGCCGGACTGCAAGGCGGTAAAGCGTTCCTTGGTCGAAAGCGGAATGAAGCTCACCTTGTCGGGATCGCCGAAGACCGCTGCCGAAACCGCGCGGCAGAAATCGATGTCGAAGCCGGTCCATTTGCCCTGATCGTCCGGCGACGAAAAGCCGGCGACGCCCTGGCTGACGCCGCAATTGAGCTTGCCGCGTTCCTTGACCGTCGAGAGCGTGTCGGCCTGCGCCCCACCTTGAGCGGACAGGGCAAAGCCCGCCGCCAGCAACGAACCCAAAAGAATATTTTTCATTGTTCCTCCTCCCAGAATATCGGCCCTAACCTCGGAATTTTAGCAAAGCCGATCCATTGCCCGGCGACGTGCCCGCCGGGCTTGTTGTTATTTCGATCAGACACGAACTAGGGTCAGGCCCTATTTCAGCGCAGCCGCGAAGCTGTCCTCCAGAACGTTCAGGAGATGATCCCGCATTGGCGCGGCTGAAGATCATCGGCGGGCGCATTTTCAGCACATTGTCGAACGGACCTTCGGTTCCCATCAGGATGCCGCGCTCGCGCGCGCCGTCGTTGATCTTCTTGGCCAGCGCGGTTGCCGGTTCCCTGGTCTTGCGATCCGTGACCAGTTCGATGCCGAGGAACAGCCCCTGCCCGCGCACATCGCCGATAACATCGAAGCGCTTCTGCATTGCGCGGAACCCGTCGAGGAGATAGTTGCCTGTCTCCAGCGCATTGCGGCGCAGGCCGTCACGTTCGATCACATCCAGCACCGCCAGACCCGCCGCGCAGGAAACCGGATTGCCGCCGAATGTGTTGAAATATTCCATGCCATTGTTGAAGCTGTCGGCGACTTCGCGCGTCGTCACCACAGCCGACATCGGGTGGCCATTGCCGATGGGCTTGCCCATGGTGACGATATCCGGCACCACGTCCTGCATTTCAAACGCCCACCAGTGGCTGCCGACACGGCCGAAGCCGACCTGCACCTCATCTGCAATGCAGACGCCGCCAGCAGCGCGCACCATCGCATAGACTTCACGCAGATAGCCTTCTGGCAGGAAGACCTGACCGGCCACGCTCGGGATCGATTCCGCAATGAAAAAGGCGGGGCCGCGTCCAGATTTCTTGATGGCCTCGATCTGTTCGGCCACGCTTTCGGCAAAGCGCTTGCCATGTTCCGCCAGCGGCCAGTTTTCCGGTGCGCGATAGCTGTCGGGAATAGCGGCTTCGAACACATGGTCCGGACGGCCCTTGCCGCCCTTGCGCTTGTATTTATAGGGGCTGAGGTCGATCAGTTCCTGCGTCGTGCCGTGATAGGCCCAGTCGAGCACCAGCGCATCGCGCTGGCCCGAATGCGCGCGCGCCATGCGCAGCGCCAGACTGTTCGCCTCGCTGCCCGAACAGGCAAATGACGCCACCGTCAAACCTTCCGGCAAGGTCGCCGTCATCCGCTCGGCATAGGAAACGATATTGTCGTGGAGATAGCGCGTATTGGTGTTGAGGATCGCCGCCTGTCTGGCAATTGCCTCCACCACTTCCGGATGCGCATGGCCGAGATGGCAGACGTTGTTGAAGCAGTCGAGATAGGCGCGGCCCCGATTGTCGATCAGCCATGCGCCCTCGCCGCGCACGAACTTGATCGGCTCGGAATAGGAGATGGAGAGGTTCGGCAGCAGAATATCCTTGCGCGCGCTGACGATTTCGGCGCGCGTGCGCCCGCTCTGGTGGAAAGCTTCCGCCGGAATGTCGGCAAGGGCTGCGGCATCCGGGAAGATGTCGGCCCATACATCGAGAAAGGCATTTTCGCCCACGCCCAGAATTTCCGCAGCCGTCAGGCCGGTATCGGTCGAAATCTGGAAATGGAGATGCGGCGTCCAGCCGCCATTCTCGTGCATGTCGCCCATATAGCCGACCAGTTCGCCAGCGGCGAGCTTCTGGCCGGGTTTCAGCCGCGACATCGCCTCATGCGCCATATGGCCCCAGAGCGTGATGAAGGGCGGGCAGTCTTCCGGCTGATGTTCCAGCGCGATCAACCCGCCATAGCCAAGCGGCGCGGTCTCGATCTCGACGCTTTTCACGATGGCTGCAAGCGGCGTGTAGACAGGCGTGCCTGCGGGCATGAACAGATCAAGCCCCAGATGGTGGACACGCCGCTCGCCTTCGACAAAGCGCGAACGGAACGCCTCGTCGGTATAAACGGTACGCCTTTCGCCCCATGGGCCGATGCCGAGTTCGATACGGTTGCGGGCGCAGAAATCATCCCACCAGGCCGTTGCTTCCTTCGGGC from Brucella intermedia LMG 3301 harbors:
- a CDS encoding amino acid ABC transporter substrate-binding protein, yielding MKNILLGSLLAAGFALSAQGGAQADTLSTVKERGKLNCGVSQGVAGFSSPDDQGKWTGFDIDFCRAVSAAVFGDPDKVSFIPLSTKERFTALQSGTVDLLSRQTTWTLSRDAGMGILFVGTAYYDGQGFLIRKDLGVDSALKLDGASVCTEQGTTTEQNAADYFSANNIKYEPVVIDSADGILKAFETGRCDVYTTDASALYAQRLKLAEPDAFTVLPEVISKEPLGPAVRQGDDKWFNVVRWTLFALLEAEELGVTQASAEADLNSKKPDVRRFLGSEGDGGQQLGLEPKWAYNVVSTIGNYGEMFERTIGKGSLLKIDRGLNALWNKGGLMYAPPVK